The Brassica napus cultivar Da-Ae chromosome C7, Da-Ae, whole genome shotgun sequence genome has a segment encoding these proteins:
- the LOC106354899 gene encoding uncharacterized protein LOC106354899: protein MASEESESSVMPVLDPSNVQGKHSSYVKAVTNGPSLSEHAFDMEMVEGKEVVKVPDAVIQDTIPLWDDLLEGRFLAPAPHVAKIHVIVNKIWPLGNQSIKIDVFPVNEVTVKFRIKDLATRKRVLRRGMWNIANIPMVLSKWSPVVEVDEEEEIKVIPMWITMKNVPHRMFSWKGLGFIASAVGKPKRLHPDTILCTSFEEAKVFVEADMTKELPKSHRFKSKLGVDAEVEFIYPWLPDKCTICSKWGHTHRACKSKVKILTRQNTSAKESVVPVQSANMENSQASTKENTEKEETEEFTTRNVTKGKTDRDMEAEVISESPAAETSAPVQTRVVEENTEGVWKDVSPSKHGRLGVKLGVQHTNVISPSRFAVLQEEGKNDVREGQDETGEKKEKEENEKEEGEITEEKKDKEGNEKDDGEMLEALTNTLEEVSEEISGEVSGDETGTDELLNQNIGKAGKSERVECPLRPSVPRLSKTQIRSSKKMAALSTKEGLPSAVGKKRSQKKK, encoded by the coding sequence ATGGCTTCGGAGGAGTCGGAATCGTCGGTTATGCCTGTGTTAGATCCGTCCAACGTTCAGGGAAAACATTCGTCTTATGTTAAAGCGGTGACAAATGGTCCATCTCTCTCTGAGCACGCTTTCGACATGGAGATGGTGGAGGGAAAGGAAGTTGTAAAAGTCCCAGATGCAGTAATACAAGATACGATCCCTCTCTGGGATGATCTACTGGAAGGGCGGTTCCTAGCTCCTGCCCCACACGTTGCTAAGATTCACGTTATCGTGAATAAGATTTGGCCACTGGGAAATCAATCTATCAAGATCGATGTGTTTCCAGTTAATGAAGTTACAGTCAAGTTCCGGATTAAAGATTTGGCTACGAGGAAGAGAGTTCTACGCAGAGGTATGTGGAACATTGCTAACATCCCAATGGTCTTATCAAAGTGGTCTCCGGTAGTAGAAGtagatgaggaagaagagatcaaaGTAATACCAATGTGGATTACAATGAAAAATGTTCCTCACAGGATGTTCTCATGGAAGGGACTAGGCTTCATAGCTAGTGCGGTTGGCAAGCCGAAGAGACTGCACCCGGATACTATACTATGCACAAGCTTTGAAGAAGCAAAAGTGTTTGTGGAAGCTGATATGACGAAGGAGTTGCCTAAATCACATCGGTTCAAATCAAAGCTAGGAGTTGATGCAGAGGTGGAGTTTATCTACCCCTGGCTCCCTGATAAATGTACTATCTGTTCCAAATGGGGACATACACATAGAGCTTGCAAATCGAAGGTCAAAATATTGACGAGGCAAAATACCTCTGCGAAGGAAAGTGTTGTGCCGGTTCAGAGTGCTAACATGGAAAACTCTCAGGCAAGTACCAAGGAGAATACGGAGAAAGAAGAGACTGAAGAGTTTACAACAAGGAATGTGACAAAAGGCAAAACAGATCGTGATATGGAAGCAGAGGTCATAAGCGAATCACCGGCTGCAGAAACAAGTGCACCCGTGCAAACACGTGTAGTGGAGGAAAATACTGAAGGGGTCTGGAAGGATGTATCTCCATCCAAACATGGTCGGCTAGGAGTTAAGCTGGGAGTACAACACACAAATGTGATCTCACCATCTCGCTTTGCAGTGCTGCAAGAGGAGGGAAAAAATGATGTGCGGGAGGGACAAGATGAAACAGGggaaaagaaggaaaaagaggAAAACGAAAAGGAAGAGGGTGAAATAACAGAGGAAAAGAAGGATAAAGAGGGTAACGAAAAGGACGATGGTGAAATGTTAGAAGCCTTGACAAATACTTTAGAAGAAGTATCGGAAGAGATCTCAGGAGAGGTTTCAGGGGATGAAACTGGAACTGATGAACTTCTCAATCAGAATATAGGGAAAGCGGGGAAGTCTGAAAGAGTTGAGTGTCCACTTCGACCATCTGTTCCTCGGCTATCAAAAACCCAAATCCGGTCATCAAAGAAAATGGCTGCCTTAAGCACAAAGGAAGGACTTCCTAGTGCAGTAGGCAAAAAACGTTCCcaaaagaagaaataa